A genomic stretch from Engraulis encrasicolus isolate BLACKSEA-1 chromosome 12, IST_EnEncr_1.0, whole genome shotgun sequence includes:
- the LOC134460389 gene encoding major centromere autoantigen B-like: MQMDSVSCGVYYCILFAEMILGGAEGYLQCLPIPLERDRLAKLLLSTLGVQIEGQSVLEEEEEAAGVGASEEEAEEEEEEEAAGVGASEEEAEEEVEQAAGVGANEGEAEEEEEEAAGVGANEGEAEEEEEEAAGVGANEGDAEEEEEEAGADA; this comes from the exons ATGCAAATGGACAGTGTCTCATGTGGGGTCTACTACTGCATCCTG TTCGCAGAGATGATCCTAGGGGGAGCAGAGGGCTACCTGCAGTGCCTCCCCATTCCCCTGGAGCGAGACAGACTCGCAAAGTTGCTATTGAGTACATTAGGAGTACAAATAGAAG GTCAGTCTGtcctagaggaggaggaggag gcagcaggagTGGGAGCGAGcgaggaggaggcagaagaggaagaggaggaggaggcagcaggagTGGGAGCGAGcgaggaggaggcagaagaggaggtggagcaggcaGCAGGAGTGGGAGCAAATGAgggggaggcagaagaggaggaggaggaggcagcaggagTGGGAGCAAATGAgggggaggcagaagaggaggaggaggaggcagcaggagTGGGAGCAAATGAGGGGGacgcagaagaggaggaggaggaggcaggtgcAGATGCATAG